A region from the Drosophila ananassae strain 14024-0371.13 chromosome 2L, ASM1763931v2, whole genome shotgun sequence genome encodes:
- the LOC6500101 gene encoding facilitated trehalose transporter Tret1 → MTLGRGKLSIFSARYRWQIIATMTVHIMTLTHGVGVGWLSPSLRLLGSDHSPLGDPITISEASWMGSLIGLGSLTGNIIFGLLLDRLGRKLCMYFLAIPNMTYWILIYTAQNVGYLYAGRFLAGISGGGCYVVLPIFIAEIADNGVRGALSSMAMMYVSMGMMVGFSLASYLSYHLMPCIAITFPIVFLLAIIGLAETPQYLLRRGRDEQAEKSYYFYKNLKAPKAGDKEASNHDAAKIEFDSFRLQVLSGGITEKITTRDFFNLPTIKVFGLIFVLIICNQLSGSFAIFNYTSHIFAELGSQIDPNTCTIVVGGVQVLSILCAVALVDRCGRRVLLLTSMAGMGLGELTIALLKSFASEEFLTENSWLPLTLMCYVTCIASVGVIPLIFIIIIELLPAKIRSIGTSLSMATFSGFIFVSLKIYPIMIYDQGLAATMFMSAGMCLIGFIVLGLFLPETKGKLMTH, encoded by the exons ATGACACTCGGTCGTGGAAAATTGAGTATTTTCAGTGCGCGATACCGTTGGCAAATTATTGCCACTATGACGG TGCACATCATGACTCTAACTCATGGAGTTGGTGTGGGATGGCTGTCACCAAGTCTACGGCTTCTGGGATCGGATCACAGTCCACTTGGAGATCCCATCACCATCTCCGAGGCATCATGGATGGGATCTTTGATTGGACTTGGCTCCTTGACTGgcaatattatttttggtcTACTACTAGACCGGTTGGGCCGTAAACTTTGCATGTATTTCCTGGCCATACCCAACATG ACCTATTGGATCCTTATCTATACTGCTCAAAACGTAGGTTATTTATATGCCGGCCGGTTCCTGGCCGGAATATCAGGCGGTGGCTGTTACGTTGTATTACCCATATTCATCGCGGAAATTGCAGATAATGG AGTTCGTGGCGCCTTATCTTCCATGGCCATGATGTACGTTAGTATGGGCATGATGGTTGGATTCTCGCTGGCCTCGTATCTTTCATACCACCTGATGCCTTGTATAGCCATTACATTTCCCATCGTTTTCTTGCTGGCCATTATTGGCCTGGCCGAAACTCCCCAGTATCTGCTCCGGAGGGGTCGAGATGAACAGGCCGAGAAATCCTACTATTTTTACAAGAACCTCAAGGCCCCGAAAGCCGGCGATAAAGAGGCCTCTAATCATGACGCTGCCAAAATCGAGTTCGACTCATTTCGTCTTCAGGTTCTTAGTGGCGGCATCACCGAGAAAATTACCACGCGCGATTTCT TTAACTTGCCCACCATAAAAGTCTTTGGCCTGATCTTTGTGCTGATTATTTGCAACCAGTTGTCTGGTAGCTTTGCCATTTTCAACTACACCTCCCACATCTTCGCCGAACTGGGTAGTCAAATAGACCCGAATACCTGCACCATTGTGGTAGGAGGTGTCCAGGTGCTGAGCATCCTTTGTGCCGTTGCTCTAGTGGATCGTTGTGGACGACGTGTTCTCCTCCTCACCTCAATGGCGGGCATGGGCCTGGGCGAGTTGACGATCGCCTTGCTGAAGAGCTTCGCATCTGAGGAATTCCTGACGGAGAACAGTTGGCTTCCCTTGACTTTAATGTGCTATGTGACTTGCATTGCTTCGGTGGGAGTAATACCACTcatctttattattattattgaactGCTGCCGGCAAAG ATCCGATCCATTGGCACCTCCCTGAGCATGGCCACGTTTAGCGGCTTCATCTTTGTGTCTCTGAAGATCTACCCCATCATGATCTACGACCAGGGCCTGGCGGCCACCATGTTTATGTCGGCGGGCATGTGCCTCATCGGGTTCATTGTGTTGGGCCTGTTTCTGCCGGAGACCAAAGGCAAGCTGATGACGCACTGA